AGAATGCGCTGTGACCCGCTCTCTGATCCGATCCAGACGCGGAAGCAGCCCAACTCCGCGAGCAGGTCCATCGCCTCTTCGTTCAAACGGTCGGCCCGTGAGATGCACTCAAATGGAATGCGAAGACCACGACGCTTCATCTCGGCTGCGTAGGTACGCAACCAGGTGTGGTTGATGGTGAAGACGTCGTCCGAGACCCACACCATGTCAGGCTGGTACTCCGAGAGCAGCCACTCCACCTCATCTACCACTAGCAGCGGATCGCGACGGCGATGGGTGTTGCCATAGACCTGATGGCTGCACCACTGGCAGCGATAGGCGCATCCGCGTGCGGTGATGAAGTTGACGGAGCCTTTGCCGTGGTGTGTACGCCATGTATCGACGTACTTCTGGATGTTCACCATCTTGCGCGCAGGCCATGGCTGGTCGTCCAGGCATTTGATCTGTGCCCGCGGCGCGGTCTGACGAAGCTCTCCGTCTTCGAGGTAGGCCAAGCCATCGATCTTGCCGACCTGATCGAGCCCGCCTGAGCGGATGGCAGTCATCAGCTCTTCCAGCGTCAGTTCGCCTTCGCCCAGGACGACAAACTCCGCACCCGCATCCAGATACTCTTTGGCGTATGCCCCAGGCTCCGGACCTCCGACGATCGTCCGCCATCCAGCCTCGCGTGCGATTCGAAGCAGCTCCACGATGTTGCTGCGAGTCATCAGATTGGCATAGAGGCCCAGCGTTGATGGTGTTCCGGTCTGCAGGCGCTCGATCAGGGCTGCCTTGGACGAAAAAGTCGTATCGAAGACCTCGACGTCGAAGCCCTTTGCCTGCAGATGCGAACACAGATAAAGAATGCCCAGCGGGGCATAGGGCTTCATAATCTGCAGCTCTTTCGGGTCCTCGTAAAGGAAGTAGCCGTGGGCCAGCAACAGGTCAGGAGTCATACGGCGCCTCCAGCAGGTGTAAGTGCATGCAGCGG
This genomic window from Terriglobus albidus contains:
- a CDS encoding B12-binding domain-containing radical SAM protein; its protein translation is MTPDLLLAHGYFLYEDPKELQIMKPYAPLGILYLCSHLQAKGFDVEVFDTTFSSKAALIERLQTGTPSTLGLYANLMTRSNIVELLRIAREAGWRTIVGGPEPGAYAKEYLDAGAEFVVLGEGELTLEELMTAIRSGGLDQVGKIDGLAYLEDGELRQTAPRAQIKCLDDQPWPARKMVNIQKYVDTWRTHHGKGSVNFITARGCAYRCQWCSHQVYGNTHRRRDPLLVVDEVEWLLSEYQPDMVWVSDDVFTINHTWLRTYAAEMKRRGLRIPFECISRADRLNEEAMDLLAELGCFRVWIGSESGSQRILDSMQRGVKLDQVQRAVELSKTRGIESGMFLMWGYDGEELEDIEATIQHVSRTQPDIFFTTVSYPIKGTPYYKKIQNDLIQLAPWGTSSDREIKIRGRHSRRYYSFADKLLRSEVALARMRGVNVPDEQEVSRLAEEIRNARTGLMDAAAEVEA